The proteins below are encoded in one region of Stenotrophomonas bentonitica:
- a CDS encoding GGDEF domain-containing protein, translating into MKDPQDALPSPGPGTAVGRLLSRRLGAAKAAGDTVETPVTTGGSSAQLQRLFAGAEQPEPLLAAFAEGMATLPGELGDMGQRLQSAQRSADWVSYGRAMRQLIDKYIRTIEQDSPDGPPDSLRLRELLRMTLGVTVASLLQNMPELKDEPVQLAAELRHWHPGQPLQPLELRLRELTHQIGVRSDGWQEQQELLLSLFDLLLDNIGELLDDSSWLHGQLHAVRALIGGPLDRDSVEQARSNLREVIYKQGLLKQGIVDSKAAMKSLMGDFIEQLDGMAVSTGEYHDRISSYALALKEARSIADLNQLLQDVLQDTGRVQEQALQARDHLGNARRDVEQAEARIAELEQELRDVSGLVRTDPLTGALNRRGFDELLERELARAERHGHPLALALLDLDDFHQTNSDHGHPGGDAILRHLVTVCQLLLRSSDTIARIGGDEFVLLMPETPGADSMSTLQRLQRSLAQRPLQLDGQRVPVHFSAGLSQWQPGESADALLKRADAALYAAKRVGKNRVQAG; encoded by the coding sequence ATGAAGGACCCGCAGGACGCCCTCCCCAGCCCCGGCCCCGGCACTGCCGTGGGGCGGCTGCTGTCGCGCCGCCTGGGCGCGGCCAAGGCGGCCGGGGACACGGTGGAGACGCCTGTCACCACGGGCGGCAGCAGCGCCCAGCTGCAACGCCTGTTCGCCGGCGCCGAGCAGCCCGAGCCGCTGCTGGCGGCGTTCGCCGAAGGCATGGCCACGCTGCCCGGTGAGCTGGGCGACATGGGCCAGCGCCTGCAGTCGGCCCAGCGCAGCGCCGACTGGGTCAGCTACGGCCGCGCCATGCGCCAGCTGATCGACAAGTACATCCGCACCATCGAGCAGGACAGCCCTGACGGCCCGCCCGACAGCCTGCGCCTGCGCGAGCTGCTGCGCATGACCCTGGGCGTGACCGTGGCCAGCCTGCTGCAGAACATGCCCGAGCTGAAGGATGAGCCGGTGCAGCTGGCCGCCGAGCTGCGCCACTGGCACCCCGGCCAGCCGCTGCAGCCACTGGAACTGCGCCTGCGCGAGCTCACCCACCAGATCGGCGTGCGCAGCGACGGTTGGCAGGAACAGCAGGAACTGCTGCTGAGCCTGTTCGACCTGCTGCTGGACAACATCGGCGAACTGCTCGACGACAGCAGCTGGCTGCATGGCCAGCTGCATGCCGTGCGTGCGCTGATCGGCGGCCCGCTGGACCGCGACTCGGTCGAGCAGGCGCGCTCCAACCTGCGCGAAGTGATCTACAAGCAGGGCCTGCTCAAGCAGGGCATCGTCGACTCCAAGGCCGCCATGAAGAGCCTGATGGGCGACTTCATCGAACAGCTGGACGGCATGGCGGTCAGCACCGGCGAGTACCACGACCGCATCAGCAGCTATGCGCTGGCGTTGAAGGAGGCGCGCAGCATCGCCGACCTCAACCAGCTGCTGCAGGACGTACTGCAGGACACCGGCCGCGTGCAGGAGCAGGCGCTGCAGGCGCGCGACCACCTGGGCAACGCGCGTCGCGACGTGGAACAGGCCGAAGCGCGCATTGCCGAGCTCGAACAGGAACTGCGCGACGTCTCCGGGCTGGTGCGTACCGACCCGCTGACGGGGGCATTGAACCGGCGCGGCTTCGACGAGCTGCTGGAGCGCGAACTGGCCCGCGCCGAACGCCACGGCCACCCGCTTGCGCTGGCGCTGCTGGACCTGGACGACTTCCATCAGACCAACAGCGACCACGGCCATCCCGGCGGCGACGCGATCCTGCGCCACCTGGTCACCGTGTGCCAGCTGCTGCTGCGCAGCTCGGACACCATCGCGCGCATCGGTGGCGATGAATTCGTACTGCTGATGCCGGAAACCCCGGGCGCCGACAGCATGTCCACTTTGCAGCGGCTGCAGCGCTCGCTGGCGCAGCGGCCATTGCAGCTGGACGGCCAGCGCGTACCGGTACATTTCAGCGCCGGCCTGAGCCAGTGGCAGCCCGGTGAAAGTGCCGACGCGCTGCTGAAGCGGGCCGATGCGGCGTTGTATGCCGCCAAGCGCGTAGGCAAGAACCGCGTACAAGCCGGCTGA
- a CDS encoding DUF808 domain-containing protein translates to MAGASLFALLDDIAALLDDVSILTKVAAKKTAGVLGDDLALNAQQVTGVSANRELPVVWAVAKGSLVNKAILVPAALAISALETWLKAKGYPIPIVVPLMMIGGAFLCYEGVEKLAHRFLHSKEEDAQKKAERVAALADEKVDMVAWEKDKIKGAVRTDFILSAEIIVLSLGVVSAAPFLNQVTALVVIALGMTVFVYGLVAGIVKLDDAGLYLSRKGGALAAFGRGLLVSAPWLMKFLSVAGTAAMFLVGGGILVHNVPALHHFVQGLGGDGQWGWLVSALGNVVVGVIAGAVVLAVVMGIQKARGKTAH, encoded by the coding sequence ATGGCCGGTGCCAGCCTGTTTGCGTTGCTCGACGATATTGCCGCCCTTCTGGATGACGTCTCCATCCTGACCAAGGTGGCGGCGAAGAAGACCGCCGGCGTGCTGGGCGACGACCTGGCGCTGAACGCGCAGCAGGTCACCGGGGTCAGCGCCAACCGCGAGCTGCCGGTGGTATGGGCGGTGGCCAAGGGCTCGCTGGTGAACAAGGCGATCCTGGTCCCGGCGGCGCTGGCGATCAGCGCGCTGGAAACCTGGCTGAAGGCCAAGGGCTATCCGATTCCGATCGTGGTGCCGCTGATGATGATCGGCGGCGCGTTCCTCTGCTACGAGGGCGTGGAGAAACTGGCACACCGCTTCCTGCATTCGAAGGAAGAGGACGCGCAGAAGAAGGCCGAGCGGGTTGCGGCGCTGGCCGATGAGAAGGTCGACATGGTGGCGTGGGAGAAGGACAAGATCAAAGGCGCGGTGCGCACCGACTTCATCCTGTCTGCCGAGATCATCGTGTTGTCGCTGGGCGTGGTATCGGCCGCGCCGTTCCTGAACCAGGTGACCGCGCTGGTGGTGATTGCGCTGGGCATGACGGTGTTCGTGTATGGGCTGGTGGCGGGCATCGTGAAGCTGGATGACGCGGGCCTGTACCTGTCGCGCAAGGGTGGCGCGCTGGCGGCGTTCGGTCGCGGCCTGCTGGTGTCGGCGCCGTGGTTGATGAAATTCCTGTCGGTGGCCGGTACGGCCGCGATGTTCCTGGTCGGTGGCGGGATCCTGGTGCACAACGTACCGGCGCTGCATCACTTCGTGCAGGGCCTGGGCGGGGATGGCCAGTGGGGGTGGCTGGTGAGCGCGCTGGGCAACGTGGTGGTCGGCGTGATTGCCGGTGCAGTGGTGCTGGCGGTGGTGATGGGGATACAGAAGGCGCGCGGCAAGACCGCGCATTGA
- a CDS encoding alpha-ketoacid dehydrogenase subunit beta gives MDEIKNGASGAQTNAADSAAVARGEETMTSTPITLIEAITQALAWELEHDKSVLVLGEDVGVNGGVFRATAGLQQRFGADRILDTPLDETTIAGLTIGLAAQGMKPVAEAQFDGFMYPMVDHIVCHAARLRYRTRGRLHCPMVLRVPWGGGIRAPEHHSEANEAIFTNVPGLRVVLPSSPQRAYGLLLAAIREPDPVIYMEPKRIYRQYKEVVVNDGEALPLDVCFVLRDGTDVTVVTWGAQVKEALEAADKLAGEGISAEVIDVATLRPLDFATIAESVAKTGRCVIVQEAPKTAGFGAEIAARLAEESLYDLLAPVERVTGYDTHIPLFRLEMKYLPSVDRIVSAAKRAVAAG, from the coding sequence ATGGATGAGATCAAGAACGGCGCCTCCGGCGCGCAGACCAACGCCGCCGACAGCGCCGCCGTCGCGCGCGGAGAAGAGACGATGACCAGCACCCCCATCACCCTCATCGAAGCCATCACCCAGGCCCTGGCCTGGGAGCTTGAGCACGACAAGTCGGTGCTGGTGCTCGGCGAGGACGTCGGCGTCAACGGCGGCGTGTTCCGCGCCACCGCCGGCCTGCAGCAGCGCTTCGGCGCCGACCGCATCCTGGACACCCCGCTGGATGAAACCACCATTGCCGGCCTGACCATCGGCCTGGCCGCACAGGGCATGAAGCCGGTCGCAGAAGCCCAGTTCGACGGCTTCATGTACCCGATGGTGGACCACATCGTCTGCCACGCCGCGCGCCTGCGTTACCGGACCCGTGGCCGCCTGCACTGCCCGATGGTGCTGCGCGTGCCGTGGGGCGGCGGCATCCGTGCGCCGGAACACCACAGCGAAGCCAACGAAGCGATCTTCACCAACGTGCCGGGCCTGCGCGTGGTGCTGCCGTCTTCGCCGCAGCGCGCCTACGGTCTGCTGCTGGCCGCGATCCGTGAACCGGATCCGGTGATCTACATGGAACCCAAGCGCATCTACCGCCAGTACAAGGAAGTGGTGGTCAACGACGGCGAAGCGCTGCCGCTGGACGTGTGCTTCGTGCTGCGCGACGGCACCGACGTGACCGTGGTGACCTGGGGCGCGCAGGTGAAGGAAGCGCTGGAAGCGGCCGACAAGCTGGCCGGCGAAGGCATCAGTGCCGAAGTGATCGACGTGGCCACGCTGCGTCCGCTCGACTTCGCCACCATCGCCGAGTCGGTGGCCAAGACCGGCCGCTGCGTGATCGTGCAGGAAGCCCCGAAGACCGCGGGCTTCGGCGCTGAAATCGCCGCGCGCCTGGCCGAGGAATCGCTGTACGACCTGCTCGCACCGGTCGAACGCGTCACCGGCTACGACACCCACATTCCGCTGTTCCGCCTGGAAATGAAGTACCTGCCGAGCGTGGACCGGATCGTCAGCGCGGCCAAACGCGCGGTGGCGGCAGGCTGA
- a CDS encoding ABC1 kinase family protein, whose product MNRRSQILRLLLRYRNSGVFSGMNLDSRAVHDLPPEGNPEQFVTDLESLGPTFVKLGQMLSTRPDMVPAEYVVALERMQEKVAPIPVERVYGIIEQELGASVTKLFASFDPVPLGCASIAQVHRAQLHDGREVAVKVQKPEVAAQLRSDLEVLRSFALAADHLTQVGRRVRLRDWLNEFAKTLMQELDYQAEAENLQRFGQHLRPFKPLWVPQPIWDYCSHRVLTMELAQGVRVDMIPDVRRTEEPMAPLAAALIRGYIDQIFVHGEIHADPHPGNLRVTPDGRLAIFDLGMVAHMPPRLRERLLKLLFAAVDGRGEEVADEIIGISTRLEAFDEERYLRETGQVIARYAASGTFSEGRVVLDLVRIATASGLRTPPELSLLGKALLNLETVCRLLSPDLDTRRIVERQLQHVMRARLKKSLSAANLASEAMEVQQLLREGPRKMSDILALLAENRLQMKVTGLEESRLMENLQKIANRVSAGIVTAALILAAALMMKVDTGWHFFGYPAIAFTLMLIGVILGLGIILSALLFDRRARSREERGHR is encoded by the coding sequence ATGAACCGCCGCAGCCAGATCCTGCGCCTGTTGCTGCGCTACCGGAATTCGGGCGTGTTTTCGGGCATGAACCTGGATTCACGCGCTGTCCACGACCTGCCCCCGGAGGGCAACCCGGAGCAGTTCGTCACCGACCTGGAGTCGCTGGGCCCGACCTTCGTCAAGCTCGGCCAGATGTTGTCCACGCGGCCTGACATGGTGCCCGCCGAGTACGTCGTGGCACTGGAGCGTATGCAGGAGAAGGTGGCACCGATCCCGGTCGAGCGGGTCTACGGCATCATCGAGCAGGAACTGGGCGCGTCGGTGACCAAGCTGTTCGCCAGCTTCGACCCGGTGCCGCTGGGCTGCGCCTCCATCGCCCAGGTGCACCGCGCGCAGCTGCATGACGGCCGCGAGGTCGCGGTGAAGGTGCAGAAGCCGGAAGTGGCCGCACAGCTGCGTTCGGACCTGGAGGTACTGCGCAGCTTCGCGCTGGCCGCCGACCACCTGACCCAGGTAGGCCGCCGGGTGCGCCTGCGCGACTGGCTCAACGAATTCGCCAAGACCCTGATGCAGGAGCTGGACTACCAGGCCGAAGCCGAGAACCTGCAGCGCTTCGGCCAGCACCTGCGGCCGTTCAAGCCGCTGTGGGTGCCGCAGCCGATCTGGGACTACTGCAGCCACCGCGTGTTGACCATGGAACTGGCGCAGGGCGTGCGCGTGGACATGATCCCCGACGTGCGCCGCACCGAAGAACCGATGGCACCGCTGGCCGCCGCCCTGATCCGCGGCTACATCGACCAGATCTTCGTGCACGGTGAGATCCACGCCGACCCGCATCCGGGCAACCTGCGGGTCACCCCGGACGGCCGCCTGGCGATCTTCGACCTCGGCATGGTCGCGCACATGCCGCCGCGCCTGCGCGAGCGCCTGCTCAAGCTGCTGTTCGCCGCCGTCGACGGACGCGGCGAGGAAGTGGCCGATGAGATCATCGGCATCAGCACGCGCCTGGAAGCCTTCGACGAGGAACGCTACCTGCGCGAGACCGGCCAGGTCATCGCGCGCTACGCGGCCAGCGGCACGTTCTCCGAAGGCCGCGTGGTGCTGGACCTGGTGCGCATCGCCACCGCCAGCGGGCTGCGCACGCCGCCTGAACTGAGCCTGCTCGGCAAGGCGCTGCTCAACCTGGAAACAGTGTGCCGGCTGCTCTCGCCCGACCTGGACACCCGCCGCATCGTCGAACGCCAGCTGCAGCACGTGATGCGCGCGCGGCTGAAGAAATCGCTTTCTGCCGCCAACCTCGCCAGTGAGGCGATGGAAGTGCAGCAGCTGCTGCGCGAAGGCCCGCGCAAGATGTCCGACATCCTGGCACTGCTGGCCGAGAACCGCCTGCAGATGAAGGTAACCGGGCTGGAAGAATCGCGCCTGATGGAGAACCTGCAGAAGATTGCCAACCGCGTGTCGGCGGGCATCGTCACTGCCGCGCTCATCCTTGCTGCGGCGTTGATGATGAAGGTGGATACCGGTTGGCACTTCTTCGGCTATCCCGCCATCGCATTCACCTTGATGCTGATCGGCGTGATCCTTGGGCTGGGCATCATCCTCAGTGCATTGCTGTTTGATCGACGTGCGCGTTCGCGCGAAGAACGCGGTCATCGCTGA
- the pdhA gene encoding pyruvate dehydrogenase (acetyl-transferring) E1 component subunit alpha: protein MTVAAEFKIEYLQYLDTDGTLVRDDLPEALRDPRALLPMFKQMLFVRVFDGKSIALQRTGKLGTYAACLGHEAAHVGIGAAMQKDDVFAPSYREYGAMFMRGVRPRDVLMYWGGDERGNDYGGNAAKDFPFCVPISTQCLHAAGAALKFKLNHEKQIAVAVCGDGGSSKTDFYAALNSAGAYKLPLILCIVNNGWAISVPRSAQTGAETLAQKGLAGGLHCLQVDGNDLIAVMAAMLQARERALAGDGGTVLELMTYRLSDHTTADDARRYRGDAEVKDAWQREPMLRLRKYLIGAGVWSEEEEQAWTVECGNRVDEEVNLYLNTPVQPVEAMFDFLYADPPQDLLAQRAQAIALEQRHG from the coding sequence TTCAAGATCGAATACCTGCAGTACCTGGACACGGACGGCACGCTCGTCCGCGATGACCTGCCCGAAGCCCTGCGCGACCCGCGCGCGCTGCTGCCGATGTTCAAGCAGATGCTGTTCGTGCGCGTGTTCGACGGCAAGTCGATCGCGCTGCAGCGTACCGGCAAGCTGGGTACCTACGCCGCCTGCCTGGGCCATGAAGCCGCGCACGTGGGCATTGGCGCGGCCATGCAGAAGGACGACGTGTTCGCCCCCTCCTACCGCGAGTATGGCGCCATGTTCATGCGTGGCGTGCGCCCGCGCGACGTCCTGATGTACTGGGGCGGCGACGAGCGCGGCAACGACTACGGCGGCAATGCGGCCAAGGACTTCCCGTTCTGCGTGCCGATCTCCACCCAGTGCCTGCACGCCGCCGGCGCTGCACTGAAGTTCAAGCTCAACCACGAGAAGCAGATCGCCGTGGCCGTCTGCGGCGACGGCGGCAGCTCCAAGACCGACTTCTACGCTGCGCTGAACTCGGCCGGTGCCTACAAGCTGCCGCTGATCCTGTGCATCGTGAACAACGGCTGGGCGATCTCGGTGCCGCGTTCGGCCCAGACCGGCGCGGAAACGCTGGCCCAGAAGGGCCTGGCCGGTGGCCTGCACTGCCTGCAGGTGGACGGCAACGACCTGATCGCGGTGATGGCCGCCATGCTGCAGGCGCGTGAGCGCGCGCTGGCCGGCGACGGTGGCACCGTGCTGGAACTGATGACCTACCGCCTGTCCGACCACACCACCGCCGATGACGCGCGCCGCTACCGCGGCGATGCCGAGGTGAAGGACGCCTGGCAGCGCGAACCGATGCTGCGCCTGCGCAAGTACCTGATCGGTGCCGGCGTGTGGAGCGAGGAAGAAGAGCAGGCGTGGACCGTCGAGTGCGGCAATCGCGTGGACGAGGAAGTGAACCTGTACCTCAACACCCCGGTGCAGCCGGTCGAGGCGATGTTCGATTTCCTGTATGCCGATCCGCCGCAGGACCTGCTGGCCCAGCGCGCACAGGCGATTGCCCTGGAGCAGCGCCATGGATGA
- a CDS encoding phosphoglycerol transferase I: MPWILLLSLLLLTWLLLASGRWAWWKASLMSVLLLALSAWWLINKLSGDGLNAATLYHLGADMEGAGVSDFKGYIAGFIALVLLSLLPLLTPRIKRWHRTAHGRSVFAGFLALWVVAIGVSPLYRDGQRLYQQTRPVDYSMVAPEYRVPQQALRAPRNIVWIYGESLERTYLDESTFPGLMPNLNRLAGQSLDVRGLVSAEGGGWTIAGLVSSMCGVPLTTAQGDENSMDRMGSFLPEAVCLGDYLKQQGYTNHYMGGANGLFAGKGQFLATHGFDAVDDLAWFKEQKIARAHFSPWGVHDDVLLDKAFDRFMQLSKAGQPFMLTTLTMDTHHPAGHLPVACKRTRYQSEYGNIGMLNALKCTDVLISKLVDRIQASAYGDDTLIVIASDHLAMPNDLSHILAKQKRENLLLFLGKDIAPRQLAARNGSTLDSGATLLSLVDPGIGEIGFGRSLLHPEQSNSASAAAFREGGKDFPRYLAFSRSLWLGDKTRQLRIDEDNQVVIGLQHVQPPVLLEYDKTWDLKSVYLENTSKQFDLADPANTLAYVDRCTAFEDGSADGDWCAMLVNRDKGIKLYRDDQLREGFAVDAPLDPFNGPRPSIRQAHMITQKGRRTRAGQYMLQLVAKQSPDRGFWIEAVSSKRKVVVAQQWVQPDAEGRITVPVGLDHEVDDLEIRAWLNHAEKLAVDTFALIPSRRGNRG; this comes from the coding sequence ATGCCCTGGATCCTGCTGCTGTCGCTGTTGCTGCTCACCTGGCTGTTGCTTGCCTCGGGTCGCTGGGCATGGTGGAAGGCCAGCTTGATGTCGGTGCTGTTGCTGGCGCTCAGCGCGTGGTGGCTGATCAACAAGTTGTCCGGCGACGGGCTGAATGCAGCAACGCTGTATCACCTTGGCGCGGACATGGAAGGCGCCGGCGTTTCCGATTTCAAGGGCTACATCGCCGGCTTCATCGCACTGGTCCTGCTGTCGCTGCTGCCGCTGCTCACCCCGCGGATCAAGCGCTGGCACCGCACCGCACATGGCCGCAGCGTATTTGCCGGCTTCCTTGCGCTGTGGGTAGTGGCGATCGGGGTCAGCCCGCTGTATCGCGACGGCCAGCGCCTGTACCAGCAGACGCGTCCGGTCGACTACAGCATGGTGGCGCCGGAGTATCGCGTCCCGCAGCAGGCGCTGCGCGCGCCGCGCAACATCGTGTGGATCTACGGCGAAAGCCTGGAACGCACCTATCTCGATGAATCCACATTCCCGGGGCTGATGCCCAACCTGAATCGCCTGGCCGGCCAGTCGCTGGACGTGCGTGGGCTGGTCTCGGCCGAAGGCGGTGGCTGGACCATCGCCGGACTGGTGTCGTCCATGTGCGGCGTGCCGCTGACCACCGCGCAGGGCGATGAGAACAGCATGGACCGCATGGGCAGCTTCCTGCCCGAAGCGGTGTGCCTGGGCGACTATCTCAAGCAGCAGGGGTACACCAACCACTACATGGGCGGCGCCAACGGGCTGTTTGCCGGCAAGGGCCAGTTCCTGGCCACGCACGGTTTCGACGCGGTCGACGACCTGGCCTGGTTCAAGGAGCAGAAGATCGCGCGTGCGCACTTCTCGCCGTGGGGCGTGCACGACGACGTGCTGCTGGACAAGGCGTTCGACCGCTTCATGCAGCTGTCCAAGGCCGGCCAGCCGTTCATGCTGACCACGCTGACCATGGACACCCACCACCCGGCCGGCCACCTGCCGGTGGCGTGCAAGCGCACCCGCTACCAGAGTGAGTACGGCAACATCGGCATGCTCAATGCGCTCAAGTGCACCGACGTGCTGATCTCGAAACTGGTCGACCGCATCCAGGCCAGCGCCTACGGCGACGACACCCTGATCGTGATCGCCTCCGACCACCTGGCCATGCCCAACGACCTGAGCCACATCCTGGCCAAGCAGAAGCGCGAGAACCTGCTGCTGTTCCTGGGCAAGGACATCGCACCGCGCCAGCTGGCCGCGCGCAATGGCTCGACCCTGGATTCGGGCGCCACCCTGCTCAGCCTGGTCGACCCCGGGATCGGTGAGATCGGCTTTGGCCGTTCGCTGCTGCATCCGGAACAGTCCAACAGCGCCAGTGCCGCCGCGTTCCGCGAGGGCGGCAAGGACTTCCCGCGCTACCTGGCGTTCTCGCGCTCGCTGTGGCTGGGCGACAAGACCCGCCAGCTGCGCATCGACGAGGACAACCAGGTGGTGATCGGCCTGCAGCACGTGCAGCCGCCGGTGCTTCTGGAGTACGACAAGACCTGGGACCTCAAGTCGGTCTACCTGGAAAACACCTCCAAGCAGTTCGACCTGGCCGACCCGGCCAATACGCTGGCTTACGTGGACCGCTGTACCGCCTTCGAGGACGGCTCGGCCGACGGTGACTGGTGCGCGATGCTGGTCAACCGCGACAAGGGCATCAAGCTCTACCGCGACGACCAGCTGCGCGAGGGCTTCGCCGTGGATGCGCCACTAGACCCGTTCAATGGCCCGCGCCCCAGCATCCGCCAGGCGCACATGATTACCCAGAAAGGCCGCCGCACCCGCGCCGGCCAGTACATGCTGCAGCTGGTCGCGAAACAGTCGCCCGACCGTGGCTTCTGGATCGAAGCGGTGTCCTCCAAGCGCAAGGTCGTGGTGGCGCAGCAGTGGGTGCAGCCCGACGCCGAGGGCCGCATCACCGTTCCTGTCGGCCTGGATCACGAAGTGGATGACCTGGAGATCCGCGCCTGGTTGAACCATGCCGAGAAGCTGGCAGTCGACACGTTCGCGCTGATTCCGTCACGACGTGGCAATCGCGGCTGA
- a CDS encoding SH3 domain-containing protein encodes MRARLLGPYRSQYPNPLRFRTGQIVELGVRDEEWPAFAWVRTDDGRAGWAPVAWLQRLDDGRAEALRDYDARELDVDSGEMVKLHHEHGGWWWSERANGATGWLPARDLELLEENCT; translated from the coding sequence ATGCGGGCCCGTCTCCTAGGCCCGTACCGCAGCCAGTACCCCAACCCGCTCCGGTTCCGCACCGGCCAGATCGTCGAACTGGGTGTTCGTGACGAGGAATGGCCGGCGTTTGCCTGGGTACGCACCGATGACGGGCGTGCCGGCTGGGCACCGGTGGCGTGGTTGCAGCGGTTGGACGACGGTCGCGCAGAGGCCCTGCGCGACTACGACGCCCGCGAACTGGACGTGGACAGCGGCGAAATGGTCAAACTGCATCATGAACACGGCGGCTGGTGGTGGTCCGAACGCGCGAACGGCGCGACGGGCTGGCTGCCGGCCCGCGATCTCGAACTGCTGGAAGAGAACTGCACATGA
- a CDS encoding dihydrolipoamide acetyltransferase family protein, producing the protein MSENKNFHLPDLGEGLPDATIVEWFVKEGDVIKLDEPLVSMETAKAVVEVPSPFSGKVLKLAGGAGDIIPTGSVLAQFELDPNLPQRADGQDTGHSHGHAAAAPTPSTGQTAPAQPAKVVASDDGGEIAKPGAEREDEGTVVGAMQSSNAVHAEQAVAVGGVKAVPAVRATARKLGVDLTRVRATGADGAVTMADVKQAAADGSAKVGAAPAPAAAAPVAAAAPVARAAEARAPLSAAGKPMRTQPPGVVAKGQPEQLKGVRRNMARVMADAHSKVVPTTLNDDADIHAWAPGNDMTARLVRAIVVGCQKVPALNAWFDGDALTRTLHAHVDVGIAVDTDDGLFVPALRNADVLDARGIREGVNRLREQVEARSIAASELSGYTISLSNFGMFAGRYATPVVVPPCVAIVAAGRARHQMTPVMGGVEAHKVIPLSVTFDHRAATGGEAARFLRAMLDDLALAN; encoded by the coding sequence ATGAGTGAGAACAAGAATTTCCACCTGCCCGACCTCGGCGAAGGCCTGCCGGACGCCACCATCGTCGAGTGGTTCGTCAAGGAAGGCGACGTGATCAAGCTGGACGAGCCGCTGGTCTCGATGGAGACCGCCAAGGCCGTGGTTGAAGTGCCCTCGCCGTTCTCCGGCAAGGTACTGAAGCTGGCCGGCGGTGCCGGCGACATCATTCCCACCGGCAGCGTGCTGGCCCAGTTCGAACTGGACCCGAACCTGCCGCAGCGCGCCGATGGCCAGGACACCGGCCACAGCCACGGCCACGCGGCCGCGGCGCCGACCCCGAGTACCGGCCAGACTGCTCCGGCCCAGCCGGCCAAGGTGGTGGCTTCGGACGACGGCGGCGAGATCGCCAAGCCGGGCGCCGAGCGCGAAGACGAAGGCACCGTGGTCGGTGCGATGCAGAGCTCCAATGCCGTGCATGCCGAACAGGCTGTGGCGGTAGGCGGGGTCAAGGCCGTGCCGGCGGTGCGCGCCACCGCGCGCAAGCTGGGCGTGGACCTGACCCGCGTGCGCGCCACCGGCGCCGACGGCGCGGTGACCATGGCCGACGTCAAGCAGGCCGCTGCCGATGGCAGCGCCAAGGTCGGTGCCGCACCGGCGCCTGCCGCGGCTGCCCCGGTGGCGGCTGCCGCGCCGGTCGCACGCGCCGCTGAAGCCCGCGCACCGTTGTCGGCCGCCGGCAAGCCGATGCGCACCCAGCCGCCGGGCGTGGTCGCCAAGGGCCAGCCGGAACAGCTGAAGGGCGTGCGCCGCAACATGGCGCGGGTGATGGCCGACGCGCACAGCAAGGTCGTGCCGACCACGCTGAACGACGACGCCGACATCCATGCCTGGGCCCCGGGCAACGACATGACCGCCCGCCTGGTGCGTGCGATCGTGGTCGGTTGCCAGAAGGTCCCGGCGCTGAATGCCTGGTTCGACGGCGACGCCCTGACCCGCACCCTGCACGCGCACGTGGACGTGGGCATCGCGGTGGACACCGACGACGGCCTGTTCGTACCGGCCCTGCGCAACGCCGACGTGCTGGATGCACGCGGCATCCGCGAAGGCGTGAACCGCCTGCGTGAGCAGGTCGAAGCGCGCTCGATCGCGGCCTCGGAGCTGAGCGGCTATACCATTTCGCTCTCCAACTTCGGCATGTTCGCCGGCCGCTATGCCACCCCGGTGGTGGTACCGCCGTGCGTGGCCATCGTCGCCGCCGGCCGTGCCCGCCACCAGATGACCCCGGTCATGGGCGGCGTGGAAGCGCACAAGGTGATCCCGCTGTCGGTCACGTTCGACCACCGCGCCGCCACCGGTGGCGAAGCCGCCCGCTTCCTGCGCGCGATGCTGGACGACCTGGCCCTGGCCAACTGA